Proteins co-encoded in one Callospermophilus lateralis isolate mCalLat2 chromosome 2, mCalLat2.hap1, whole genome shotgun sequence genomic window:
- the Svip gene encoding small VCP/p97-interacting protein translates to MGLCFPCPGDSAPPTPDPAEKRAKLAEAAERRQKEAASRGILDVQSVEEKRKKKEKIEKQIATSGPPPAGGLRWTVS, encoded by the exons ATGGGGCTGTGTTTTCCGTGCCCGGGGGACTCCGCTCCTCCCACGCCCGACCCG GCAGAGAAAAGAGCAAAGCTTGCAGAGGCTGCAGAGAGAAGACAAAAGGAG GCTGCATCTCGGGGAATTTTGGATGTCCAGTCtgtggaagaaaagagaaagaaaaaggaaaaaatagaaaaacaaattgccaCATCTGGGCCCCCACCAGCAGGAGGACTTAGA TGGACAGTTTCATAA
- the Ccdc179 gene encoding coiled-coil domain-containing protein 179, with product MCLRGTEDDPAQVFPEGPRKHHPSDVTARQSANKRIQNMKSLRKEKKKLEKKFATPAPIPEPGLIVSVEVKLKLTDT from the exons ATGTGTCTGCGTGGTACGGAAGATGATCCTGCCCAAGTCTTCCCT GAAGGACCAAGAAAGCATCACCCTTCAGATGTCACCGCCAGGCAG tctgcaaATAAACGTATTCAGAATATGAAAAGCCTaaggaaagagaagaagaagtTAGAAAAGAAGTTTGCAACGCCTGCTCCAATTCCAGAACCAGGTCTCATAGTAAGTGTAGAGGTGAAACTGAAATTAACAGATACTTAG